The Deltaproteobacteria bacterium genome includes a window with the following:
- the carB gene encoding carbamoyl-phosphate synthase large subunit encodes MPKRTDIKKIMLIGSGPIVIGQACEFDYSGTQACKALREEGYEVVLVNSNPATIMTDPEMAQRTYIEPITPEIIEQIIARERPDALLPTVGGQTALNAAVAVAKRGVLEKYKCELIGANLKAIETAEDRQLFKDAMIRIGLDLPRSHVVRTVEEGMKAAAELGFPLILRPAFTMGGSGGGIVYSAQEYQEKLETALRMSPVSETLVEESVLGWKEYELEVMRDTKDNVVIICSIENLDPMGVHTGDSITIAPAQTLTDKEYQIMRDAALAIIREVGVDTGGSNVQFAVDPRTGRLVVVEMNPRVSRSSALASKATGFPIAKIAAKLAVGYSLDEIPNDITKVTPASFEPTIDYVVTKVPRFTFEKFPAADATLTTQMKSVGEVMAIGRTFKESLQKALRSLEIDRYGFEVPSGALNRALLEEKLRIPGADRLWYLAEAIRQGLSDDQLYQLTRIDPWFLRNIREIVETEKQLMSGSLPRGRDLRRLKQMGFSDRRLGKLTGYTEAEIREARHADGIRPVYKRVDTCAAEFEAKTPYLYSTYEQECESQPTGKKKVMILGGGPNRIGQGIEFDYCCVHAAMALREDGFETIMINCNPETVSTDYDTSDRLYFEPLTLEDVLEIVNVERPWGVIVQFGGQTPLKLSVALGNAGVPIIGTPPDVIDMAEDRERFAKLVDKLKIRQPPNGIARSAEEALQAARRIGYPVVVRPSYVLGGRAMEICHDQAALLSYMERAVIASPDHPVLIDRFLNDATEVDVDCLADRTEAVICGVMEHIEEAGVHSGDSACSIPPMRLNPKIVEEIQRLTRILALELGVVGLMNVQWAVQGEDIYILEVNPRASRTVPFVAKATGVPWAKMGARVMAGRTIRDLGVKEITEFGHVAVKESVFPFIKFPGVDTMLGPEMKSTGEVMGIDRDFGRAFWKGEAAAGTHIPSSGLAFISVRDEDKAEALDVAKGLVENGFSIIATHGTAEYLKGNGVSCETVSKVAQGSPHIVDWLEKGRVALVINTSSGTQSIADSYSIRRTALVYNVPYATTMAAASAMVTAIRALKCEPVSVMSLQEYHPHVRD; translated from the coding sequence ATGCCCAAGCGTACTGATATCAAGAAGATCATGCTGATCGGGTCTGGTCCCATCGTGATCGGCCAGGCTTGTGAGTTCGACTACTCGGGCACCCAGGCATGTAAGGCGCTACGCGAAGAAGGGTATGAAGTTGTTCTCGTCAATTCGAATCCGGCCACGATCATGACCGATCCGGAAATGGCCCAGCGGACCTATATCGAGCCGATCACTCCGGAAATAATAGAGCAGATTATTGCGCGTGAACGTCCTGACGCGCTGCTACCCACTGTCGGTGGCCAGACAGCCCTGAATGCTGCTGTCGCTGTAGCGAAGCGTGGAGTTCTGGAAAAATACAAATGCGAGCTTATTGGCGCAAACCTGAAAGCGATCGAGACTGCCGAAGATCGCCAGCTATTCAAGGATGCCATGATCCGGATCGGCTTGGACTTGCCGCGAAGTCATGTGGTGCGCACCGTCGAGGAGGGGATGAAAGCGGCTGCGGAGCTGGGGTTCCCGCTGATCCTTCGGCCTGCCTTTACAATGGGCGGATCGGGAGGCGGTATCGTCTATTCGGCACAGGAGTATCAGGAGAAGCTCGAAACGGCCCTTCGCATGTCGCCAGTATCGGAAACGCTGGTCGAGGAAAGTGTACTCGGCTGGAAGGAATACGAACTGGAGGTAATGCGTGACACGAAGGATAACGTCGTCATCATCTGTTCGATTGAAAATCTGGATCCGATGGGCGTTCATACTGGGGATTCGATTACCATTGCTCCGGCACAAACGCTGACCGACAAGGAATACCAGATCATGCGTGATGCCGCGCTCGCCATTATTCGCGAGGTAGGCGTCGACACTGGTGGATCAAATGTCCAGTTTGCTGTTGACCCCCGCACGGGCCGCCTGGTGGTAGTAGAGATGAACCCCCGCGTGTCGCGCTCCTCGGCGCTTGCTTCAAAGGCGACGGGGTTCCCTATAGCAAAGATCGCGGCCAAGCTGGCTGTGGGTTACTCGCTGGACGAGATTCCCAATGACATTACGAAGGTGACACCTGCCTCATTCGAGCCAACGATCGACTATGTGGTCACCAAGGTCCCACGGTTTACGTTCGAGAAATTCCCGGCTGCCGATGCCACGCTTACAACCCAAATGAAATCGGTGGGGGAGGTGATGGCCATTGGCCGGACCTTCAAGGAAAGTCTGCAAAAGGCGCTCCGGTCACTGGAGATCGATCGTTACGGTTTTGAGGTTCCGAGCGGTGCGCTGAATCGTGCATTGCTGGAGGAAAAGCTTCGAATTCCGGGAGCCGATCGCCTGTGGTATTTGGCCGAGGCAATCCGGCAAGGTCTCAGTGATGATCAGCTTTATCAGCTCACCAGGATTGACCCGTGGTTTCTGCGTAACATCCGGGAGATTGTCGAGACTGAAAAACAGCTTATGTCGGGAAGCCTGCCTAGGGGCCGGGATCTCCGCCGGCTGAAGCAAATGGGGTTTTCTGACCGGCGTCTTGGAAAGCTTACGGGCTATACCGAAGCCGAAATCCGTGAAGCCCGCCATGCCGACGGCATCCGGCCGGTTTACAAGCGGGTAGATACCTGCGCTGCGGAGTTCGAGGCAAAGACCCCCTATCTCTATTCGACTTACGAGCAGGAGTGCGAATCCCAGCCGACAGGAAAGAAGAAGGTGATGATTCTGGGCGGTGGGCCAAACCGGATTGGGCAGGGAATTGAATTCGACTACTGCTGCGTCCATGCGGCAATGGCGTTACGTGAAGACGGATTTGAGACCATCATGATCAACTGCAACCCGGAGACTGTTTCAACCGATTATGACACATCTGACCGGTTGTATTTTGAGCCGCTGACGCTTGAGGACGTGCTTGAAATAGTCAACGTGGAAAGGCCCTGGGGCGTGATAGTCCAGTTCGGGGGCCAGACGCCACTCAAGCTGTCTGTAGCCCTTGGTAACGCGGGAGTTCCGATCATTGGTACGCCACCCGATGTAATAGATATGGCTGAGGACCGTGAGCGGTTCGCCAAACTTGTCGACAAGCTGAAGATACGTCAGCCCCCGAACGGCATCGCCCGCAGTGCCGAGGAAGCGCTCCAGGCGGCTCGCCGGATTGGCTATCCGGTGGTGGTGCGGCCATCCTACGTACTGGGTGGCCGGGCGATGGAGATATGCCACGACCAGGCGGCGCTTCTCAGCTACATGGAACGGGCCGTGATAGCTTCTCCGGACCATCCGGTACTGATCGACCGGTTTCTGAACGACGCTACCGAAGTGGATGTAGACTGCTTGGCCGATCGCACGGAAGCGGTCATCTGCGGTGTAATGGAACATATTGAAGAGGCAGGTGTGCATTCCGGCGATTCTGCCTGTTCAATTCCTCCCATGCGGCTGAACCCCAAAATCGTGGAGGAGATACAGCGGCTGACACGGATCTTGGCATTGGAACTGGGCGTTGTGGGGCTTATGAATGTCCAATGGGCCGTACAGGGAGAAGATATCTATATACTCGAAGTGAATCCCCGGGCATCCCGCACGGTGCCCTTTGTCGCGAAGGCGACCGGTGTTCCGTGGGCGAAGATGGGCGCTCGGGTAATGGCCGGCAGGACGATTCGTGATCTCGGGGTGAAAGAAATCACCGAGTTTGGCCATGTGGCCGTTAAAGAGTCCGTTTTCCCGTTCATCAAGTTTCCCGGTGTTGATACGATGCTTGGCCCGGAAATGAAATCGACAGGCGAAGTGATGGGAATCGACCGGGATTTCGGCCGTGCATTCTGGAAGGGCGAGGCCGCTGCTGGAACACACATTCCTTCGTCGGGACTGGCTTTCATCAGTGTTCGGGATGAGGACAAGGCCGAGGCGCTGGATGTGGCGAAGGGTCTTGTGGAAAACGGGTTTTCCATCATCGCAACACATGGAACTGCTGAATATCTCAAGGGAAATGGCGTTTCATGTGAAACTGTCAGCAAGGTGGCTCAGGGGAGTCCCCATATTGTCGACTGGCTCGAAAAAGGCCGTGTGGCACTCGTCATTAACACCAGTTCAGGTACTCAATCGATCGCCGATTCCTACTCTATCCGCCGGACAGCTTTGGTGTATAATGTCCCCTACGCCACGACCATGGCGGCTGCATCAGCGATGGTGACCGCGATTCGGGCTCTTAAGTGTGAGCCAGTATCGGTTATGTCGCTCCAGGAGTATCACCCGCACGTTCGGGACTGA
- the carA gene encoding glutamine-hydrolyzing carbamoyl-phosphate synthase small subunit has protein sequence MKRGAAYLALADGTFFEGEQFGATGESFGEVVFNTSLSGYQEILTDPSYRGQIIAMTCPQIGNVGVNPEDMESDRVQCSGFIVKEYYEQPSNFRARNTLGSFLEQAGVVGISGIDTRALVKHIRTVGAQMGLISTIDSSRESLVAKAKAAPPLVGRDLVKDVTCTSRYEWKEGSWVRGEGFKNVRTDFHVVAYDFGIKRNILRGMVDSGMRVTVVPAATQAAEALALKPDGIFLSNGPGDPEAVPYAYETVSSLLGKVPIFGICLGHQMLALSVGGSTYKLKFGHRGGNQPVMDLYTRKVEITSQNHGFAVKEESVLDKGFRISHVNLNDQTVEGLEHVSLPVFCVQYHPEASPGPHDANYLFGRFRKLIERQ, from the coding sequence ATGAAACGGGGGGCTGCATATCTGGCGCTGGCCGATGGAACTTTTTTCGAAGGCGAGCAGTTTGGCGCTACCGGGGAGTCTTTCGGAGAGGTCGTTTTTAATACCTCACTGTCGGGTTACCAGGAAATCCTGACTGATCCGTCTTACCGTGGACAGATCATTGCCATGACCTGCCCGCAGATCGGCAATGTAGGCGTCAACCCCGAGGACATGGAATCGGACCGGGTCCAGTGCAGCGGATTCATTGTGAAGGAATATTACGAGCAGCCATCAAATTTCCGCGCACGAAATACGCTGGGCTCATTTCTGGAGCAGGCAGGGGTAGTGGGAATAAGCGGAATCGACACACGTGCGCTGGTCAAGCATATCCGGACTGTCGGCGCCCAAATGGGTCTGATTTCAACCATCGACAGCAGCCGGGAATCACTGGTTGCCAAGGCCAAGGCTGCACCGCCACTTGTGGGCCGGGATCTGGTAAAGGATGTCACCTGCACAAGCCGCTACGAATGGAAGGAGGGATCCTGGGTCCGTGGCGAGGGGTTCAAGAATGTCAGGACAGACTTTCACGTGGTGGCCTATGACTTCGGTATCAAGCGCAACATCCTGCGCGGTATGGTCGATTCCGGCATGCGGGTAACGGTCGTCCCCGCTGCGACGCAGGCTGCCGAAGCACTAGCTTTGAAGCCAGATGGTATTTTCCTGTCGAATGGTCCCGGCGATCCTGAGGCTGTGCCGTATGCATATGAAACGGTTTCGTCACTTCTTGGAAAAGTGCCAATTTTTGGTATTTGCCTTGGCCACCAGATGCTGGCTCTTTCGGTGGGCGGCTCTACCTACAAACTCAAGTTCGGGCATCGGGGGGGGAATCAGCCGGTAATGGATCTATACACCCGCAAGGTAGAGATTACCTCGCAGAATCATGGCTTTGCAGTGAAGGAGGAGTCTGTTCTGGACAAGGGCTTCCGGATCTCGCACGTCAACCTGAATGACCAGACCGTCGAGGGACTTGAGCATGTGTCTCTGCCGGTTTTTTGTGTCCAGTATCATCCGGAGGCATCTCCCGGACCGCATGATGCGAACTACCTGTTCGGGCGGTTCCGGAAACTGATCGAACGCCAGTGA
- a CDS encoding dihydroorotase has product MALAPLHLKNARLVDPSQGIDGPADILIEDGRVRDIVQGGLGKSPPGYELDDLSGFVVAPAFVDVHVHFRDPGQEYKEDIESGSRAAAAGGFGTVCCMANTRPVNDSVSITRYIQDRARLVGLVDVKPIGAVTVGLEGKRLAEIGSMVAAGAVAVSDDGRCVMDADLFRRALEYARGFDIPVITHAEDECLCGEGSMNEGALSTRLGIRGRPAVGENIITFRDTMLAGLTGARLHVAHVTTAQAVKIIREAKERGVRVTAEVTPHNLVLDERAVVGYNTNAKMNPPLRTMLDQAALREAIRDGTIDCIATDHAPHSLDEKARDFDLAPPGVIGLETAFPVMMKLVHENELKLSRLVELFTVGPARALGLDCGTLRKGAVADVVILDPEERYRIDAGTFQSKSRNCPFDGWEVRGRVKGLYRGGRKVWQP; this is encoded by the coding sequence ATGGCGCTGGCACCACTTCACCTTAAAAATGCGCGGCTTGTGGATCCAAGCCAGGGGATTGATGGCCCGGCAGACATTCTGATCGAAGACGGCCGTGTAAGGGATATTGTTCAAGGGGGCCTGGGGAAAAGCCCGCCGGGCTATGAGCTCGACGATCTTTCCGGATTTGTTGTCGCCCCGGCGTTTGTGGATGTTCATGTCCACTTCCGTGATCCTGGACAGGAATACAAGGAAGATATCGAAAGCGGATCGCGGGCTGCTGCTGCTGGCGGCTTTGGAACAGTCTGCTGCATGGCCAATACGCGGCCAGTCAACGACAGCGTGAGTATCACCCGTTACATCCAGGATCGGGCACGGCTGGTCGGATTGGTGGATGTGAAACCGATCGGTGCGGTAACGGTGGGTCTTGAGGGCAAGCGGCTGGCCGAGATTGGTTCAATGGTGGCAGCAGGTGCCGTGGCTGTTTCCGACGACGGCCGCTGCGTGATGGATGCAGATCTGTTCCGCCGGGCTCTGGAGTACGCACGCGGGTTCGACATTCCGGTCATTACCCATGCCGAAGACGAATGCCTGTGCGGCGAAGGGTCGATGAATGAGGGGGCACTCTCCACTCGACTCGGAATCCGGGGCCGGCCGGCTGTCGGTGAAAATATCATAACTTTCCGGGACACCATGCTGGCCGGTCTGACAGGTGCACGGCTGCATGTGGCCCATGTAACCACTGCCCAGGCTGTGAAAATAATCCGGGAGGCCAAGGAGCGGGGCGTAAGGGTGACAGCTGAAGTGACACCGCACAATCTCGTGCTCGATGAACGGGCCGTTGTCGGATACAACACCAATGCCAAGATGAATCCGCCGCTCAGGACAATGCTTGATCAGGCAGCGTTGCGTGAGGCAATCCGTGATGGAACGATCGACTGCATTGCTACCGACCATGCACCGCACTCGCTGGATGAAAAGGCGCGGGATTTTGATCTTGCACCACCAGGCGTGATCGGACTCGAAACCGCTTTTCCTGTAATGATGAAGCTGGTCCATGAGAACGAGCTTAAGCTGAGCCGCCTGGTCGAACTGTTTACTGTCGGTCCGGCTCGCGCACTGGGTCTGGATTGCGGCACCCTTCGTAAGGGAGCTGTTGCTGATGTCGTAATTCTCGACCCAGAGGAGCGGTATCGCATTGACGCGGGGACATTCCAGTCGAAGAGCCGTAACTGCCCGTTCGACGGGTGGGAGGTGAGAGGTCGAGTGAAAGGACTTTACCGGGGAGGACGCAAGGTATGGCAGCCATGA
- a CDS encoding aspartate carbamoyltransferase catalytic subunit — protein sequence MKGFQRKDLVSIDSLSAEEIIMILDTADSMKQILRRDRKRVPPLQGKTVVTLFLEASTRTRTSFDLAAKRLSADTITVSADASSLTKGETLLDTVRNLEAMQVDYVVLRHPQSGAAERLARMVDASVVNAGDGWHEHPTQSLLDIMTIRERFGRFDGLNVLIVGDIAHSRVARSNIYGLNKLGAKVMVAGPGTLIPAGIGSDAEYPVEVYNRLDEALPKADVVMMLRIQLERIGRSLFPSEGEYARFYCLNSKRLAMARKDTIVMHPGPVNRGLEISSDVVDGKSSVVLPQVENGVATRMAVLYLLNRGPDAIRVGA from the coding sequence GTGAAGGGCTTCCAGCGCAAGGATCTCGTTTCAATTGATTCACTCTCGGCCGAGGAGATCATCATGATCCTCGATACGGCTGATTCGATGAAGCAGATTCTCCGCCGTGACCGGAAAAGGGTGCCTCCGCTTCAGGGAAAGACTGTCGTAACGCTGTTTCTTGAGGCCTCAACCCGTACCCGCACCAGTTTTGATCTGGCTGCCAAGCGGCTTTCGGCCGATACCATTACCGTATCAGCCGACGCTTCTTCACTCACCAAGGGAGAAACCCTGCTCGACACGGTCAGGAATCTCGAAGCGATGCAGGTGGATTATGTGGTGCTCCGCCATCCGCAGTCGGGGGCCGCCGAACGGCTGGCCCGTATGGTGGATGCCAGCGTCGTAAATGCCGGTGACGGCTGGCATGAGCACCCAACCCAGTCACTTCTGGATATCATGACAATCCGCGAACGGTTCGGCCGGTTCGATGGATTGAATGTCCTGATTGTGGGAGACATTGCCCACTCCCGCGTGGCCCGGTCTAATATCTATGGCCTGAATAAGCTGGGGGCCAAGGTCATGGTGGCTGGACCCGGCACACTGATCCCGGCTGGTATCGGCAGCGATGCTGAATATCCAGTCGAGGTTTACAACCGGCTGGATGAGGCCCTTCCGAAAGCGGATGTCGTGATGATGCTCCGTATCCAGCTGGAGCGGATTGGGCGTTCGCTTTTCCCGAGTGAAGGCGAGTATGCACGATTTTACTGTCTGAACAGCAAGCGGCTGGCGATGGCCCGGAAAGACACCATTGTGATGCATCCCGGACCGGTTAACCGGGGGCTTGAAATCAGCTCCGATGTGGTGGACGGCAAAAGTTCGGTTGTTCTGCCGCAGGTGGAAAATGGCGTCGCGACCCGAATGGCCGTTTTGTACCTTCTGAACCGGGGGCCGGATGCAATCCGGGTGGGAGCCTGA
- the pyrR gene encoding bifunctional pyr operon transcriptional regulator/uracil phosphoribosyltransferase PyrR — protein MTQARETRTLLLDEAGIRRALTRIAHEIVEQADEAPLAFIGIRTRGVHLAARLAKLATEITAAKTPVPVGELDITLYRDDLDTLSDRRVLNATQVDFDVSGYRIVLVDDVLFTGRTVRAALGAITDLGRPRRIELAVLVDRGHRELPIRPDYVGRNQPTRKDETVKLSLKEEEGIDQLDLVSREVRE, from the coding sequence GTGACACAGGCACGGGAAACACGGACACTTTTGCTGGATGAAGCTGGTATCCGGCGGGCGCTTACTCGCATCGCCCACGAGATCGTCGAGCAGGCGGACGAAGCACCACTCGCCTTTATTGGAATCCGTACACGTGGTGTTCATCTGGCCGCCCGTCTGGCGAAACTCGCCACGGAGATTACCGCTGCCAAGACACCGGTGCCGGTAGGTGAACTGGATATCACCCTGTACCGTGACGATCTGGATACTCTCAGCGACCGGCGTGTCCTGAACGCAACACAGGTCGATTTTGATGTATCAGGGTACAGGATCGTACTGGTAGACGACGTACTGTTCACCGGCCGCACGGTGCGAGCTGCACTGGGAGCAATTACCGATCTTGGCCGTCCGCGGCGGATTGAATTGGCTGTTCTGGTCGACCGGGGACACCGGGAACTGCCCATTCGGCCTGACTATGTTGGCCGCAATCAGCCTACCCGCAAGGATGAGACTGTTAAGCTTTCTCTCAAGGAAGAAGAGGGCATTGACCAGCTTGATCTGGTGAGCCGGGAGGTCCGCGAGTGA
- a CDS encoding divalent-cation tolerance protein CutA, which translates to MDLRIVLTTVGSEAAAGKLAETLVAEKLAACVSVVPAAFSVYRWKDRVEKEPEWLLVIKTLADRVDTLKSQLEALHPYELPEIVELEPSSVSPKYIAWVAEATRKP; encoded by the coding sequence ATGGACCTTCGCATTGTTCTTACTACGGTTGGCAGTGAAGCGGCCGCTGGCAAACTGGCGGAAACACTCGTGGCGGAAAAACTTGCTGCTTGTGTCAGCGTCGTGCCGGCCGCCTTCTCGGTCTACCGCTGGAAGGACAGGGTGGAAAAGGAACCTGAATGGCTGCTTGTGATAAAGACGCTCGCTGACCGGGTGGATACTCTGAAGTCACAACTCGAAGCGCTTCATCCCTATGAACTCCCGGAAATCGTCGAACTGGAGCCTTCGTCGGTTTCTCCGAAGTATATCGCTTGGGTAGCCGAAGCCACCAGAAAACCCTGA
- a CDS encoding serine/threonine protein kinase: MMVEIGDRVRYRLVRRLSVGGMSELFLAEQLSGSLTRPVVLKRLLPALAKDSTHRALFIEEARLAGRLRHPAIPVVYGLLDSLEPPVIVMEWVRGVSLRALIRQVEGGKARPFSLPEVFGLIREVAGVLDYLSGLEDESGRAAPLYHRDLSPENIVIDENGRVHVVDFGIAKSSDSRLATETGVLKGRLAYLPPEVVRGEAFGPTGDLYALGLIAVELVTGNVPGFEPDTARQLSALRDRKGPPPLPPELPGRVFFETLLAASPDMRPPVPRSFLDGLERAWPAAQSGADVTALWKDRIHDIQAAEEAVRPVTEGLESLPLLWGEATPVMTSPRYETDRREEKSRSFRSALVLVTIVVSAILAWSHENFLWYAPWETESREPGSGDVGTVMGGEQLKILPPVMPVPRKPAVVEVVAPELAELYVSGKFVGTVAGSQTIELEPGSHVIELRIPARGIYFRHNAILVEGSQETWAPGGSPAWQP; encoded by the coding sequence ATGATGGTCGAAATTGGCGATCGGGTCCGTTACCGGCTGGTGCGGCGCCTGAGCGTCGGCGGTATGTCGGAGCTGTTCCTTGCCGAGCAGTTGTCCGGTTCCCTGACGCGTCCGGTTGTGCTCAAACGGCTTCTGCCAGCCCTGGCGAAGGATTCCACCCATCGCGCCCTGTTTATCGAAGAAGCCAGGCTCGCTGGGAGGCTCCGCCATCCCGCTATTCCTGTCGTTTACGGACTCCTGGACAGCCTGGAACCGCCGGTGATCGTAATGGAATGGGTGCGGGGGGTATCCCTGCGGGCACTGATACGCCAGGTGGAGGGAGGGAAGGCACGGCCGTTTTCCCTGCCGGAAGTATTCGGACTAATCCGGGAAGTAGCTGGTGTTCTGGACTACCTGTCTGGGCTTGAAGATGAAAGCGGTCGCGCTGCACCGCTCTATCACCGTGACCTTTCACCGGAAAACATTGTCATTGATGAAAATGGCCGGGTTCATGTCGTCGATTTTGGAATCGCCAAAAGTTCAGATTCACGGCTTGCCACGGAGACAGGCGTCCTCAAGGGGCGTCTTGCCTACCTGCCACCAGAAGTGGTCCGAGGTGAAGCATTTGGACCCACAGGCGATCTTTACGCGTTAGGACTGATAGCAGTTGAACTCGTTACCGGTAATGTCCCGGGGTTCGAGCCTGACACTGCCAGGCAGCTATCCGCACTTCGTGATCGCAAGGGGCCTCCACCCCTGCCGCCAGAACTCCCCGGCCGTGTTTTCTTTGAAACATTGCTGGCGGCTTCTCCGGATATGAGGCCTCCGGTGCCGCGGTCATTTCTTGACGGGCTGGAGAGAGCATGGCCAGCCGCACAGTCTGGCGCTGATGTAACGGCGCTATGGAAAGACCGAATCCATGACATCCAGGCGGCTGAAGAAGCGGTTCGGCCGGTAACAGAAGGCCTGGAGTCACTGCCGTTATTGTGGGGTGAAGCGACGCCAGTAATGACCTCACCGAGGTATGAGACGGATCGGCGCGAGGAAAAATCCCGGAGTTTCCGGAGTGCGCTTGTTCTGGTGACGATCGTTGTTTCCGCGATTCTCGCCTGGTCTCACGAAAATTTTCTCTGGTACGCGCCGTGGGAAACAGAAAGCCGGGAACCCGGCTCAGGAGATGTTGGGACTGTAATGGGAGGAGAGCAGCTGAAAATCCTGCCACCGGTAATGCCGGTACCCCGAAAACCAGCCGTTGTCGAAGTCGTCGCTCCGGAACTGGCAGAACTCTATGTGTCGGGGAAGTTTGTCGGCACAGTTGCTGGATCACAAACCATCGAGCTGGAGCCGGGTTCTCATGTGATTGAGCTCCGAATCCCCGCCCGGGGTATTTATTTCCGTCATAATGCTATCCTGGTCGAAGGGAGCCAGGAAACCTGGGCGCCGGGCGGTAGTCCGGCCTGGCAGCCTTGA
- a CDS encoding Stp1/IreP family PP2C-type Ser/Thr phosphatase encodes MNLTAFGMTDVGRLRSHNEDSVAMVPDRRVFIVADGLGGHNGGEVASQLAIESITGFVRTAEERPDMTWPFEYVGSLSRAANILLASIKIANLNILSQAQKAPELQGMGSTVVVLLIGNDGKAYLGHMGDSRIYRYREGCLVQLTDDHSLVNEQVRQGILTPEEAARSPYRNVISRACGIRPDIEPDIRSEVIKAGDIYLLCSDGLTGPVSDVEIAEVLGARSNDLEKAAETLINRANELGGPDNITVGLVRIDTL; translated from the coding sequence ATGAATCTTACGGCTTTTGGCATGACTGATGTGGGCCGCCTTCGTTCCCACAATGAAGACAGCGTCGCCATGGTCCCAGATCGGCGTGTCTTTATAGTGGCTGACGGGCTGGGCGGGCATAACGGCGGCGAAGTGGCGTCACAGCTCGCCATCGAGTCAATTACTGGTTTTGTCCGGACCGCCGAAGAGCGGCCGGATATGACGTGGCCGTTTGAATATGTTGGATCTCTGAGCCGCGCTGCCAACATTCTGCTTGCCTCGATCAAGATTGCAAACCTGAACATCCTCAGTCAGGCACAGAAAGCCCCGGAGCTTCAGGGTATGGGAAGCACGGTAGTCGTTCTGCTGATCGGTAATGACGGCAAGGCATACTTGGGGCATATGGGAGATTCACGCATCTATCGGTATCGTGAAGGCTGTCTGGTGCAGCTCACCGACGACCATTCACTGGTGAATGAACAGGTCCGGCAGGGGATACTGACTCCCGAGGAAGCTGCTCGAAGCCCGTATCGGAATGTGATTTCCAGAGCTTGCGGTATTCGGCCCGATATTGAGCCGGATATCCGGTCTGAAGTCATCAAGGCAGGGGATATCTATCTGCTCTGTTCAGACGGACTTACCGGACCGGTGTCAGACGTGGAAATAGCAGAGGTGCTGGGAGCACGTTCCAACGATCTGGAAAAGGCTGCTGAAACGCTTATCAACCGCGCCAATGAACTGGGCGGCCCTGACAATATTACCGTAGGCCTTGTCCGAATTGATACCCTGTAG
- the thyX gene encoding FAD-dependent thymidylate synthase, whose translation MDIYREPKITLIARQVFQDHPGIQWSTDTEVPAERLVEFGGRVCYMSYGKGRKTNREYIAHIIESGHGSVLEHAQFSFCFEGISRSLTHELIRHRAGFAYSQLSQRYVDESYAAFIEPDDIADDPELHAKWLACVEHCQKTYTDLVEALMKKNAHVEAATDRRKLSRQAARSVLPNATETKIIVTANARAWRHFIELRGSAHADVEIRKLAVGVLRILQKEAPSLFGDYTIAKLADGSETTDTPHRKV comes from the coding sequence ATGGATATTTACCGAGAGCCCAAGATTACGCTTATTGCCCGCCAGGTTTTCCAGGATCATCCGGGGATCCAGTGGTCGACCGATACCGAAGTTCCTGCCGAGCGGCTCGTCGAGTTCGGGGGCCGTGTTTGTTACATGAGCTATGGCAAGGGGCGTAAAACCAACCGGGAATACATTGCCCACATTATTGAATCGGGTCACGGAAGTGTACTCGAGCATGCACAATTTTCGTTCTGTTTTGAGGGAATATCCCGGTCGCTTACACACGAGTTGATCCGCCACCGGGCGGGTTTTGCCTATTCGCAGCTGTCCCAGCGCTATGTGGACGAATCCTATGCGGCATTTATCGAGCCCGATGATATAGCGGACGATCCTGAACTCCATGCCAAATGGCTCGCCTGCGTCGAGCATTGCCAGAAAACCTATACGGATCTGGTAGAAGCACTGATGAAGAAGAATGCCCACGTCGAAGCGGCAACAGACCGGCGCAAACTTTCACGGCAGGCGGCGCGTAGCGTTTTGCCAAACGCCACCGAGACCAAGATCATCGTTACTGCCAATGCGCGCGCATGGCGTCATTTTATTGAACTTCGCGGCAGTGCCCATGCAGACGTTGAGATTCGAAAACTTGCAGTGGGTGTTCTCAGGATACTTCAAAAGGAAGCACCCAGCCTGTTCGGTGATTATACAATAGCCAAACTTGCCGACGGCTCCGAAACTACCGACACCCCCCACAGAAAGGTCTGA